One Carassius auratus strain Wakin chromosome 16, ASM336829v1, whole genome shotgun sequence genomic window carries:
- the LOC113116173 gene encoding C-C chemokine receptor type 2-like, with protein sequence MTEGNTETALQTTTTDYGDYYNFNSQDTALPCNNGNTKAFSEVFLPTLYSIVFILGFIGNGLVVWVLIRYRQKSNMTDVCLFNLALSDLLFLVSLPFWAHSTMNEWIFGKFMCHTITGLFMLGLYGGIFFMVLMTLDRYVVIVHAHSIFSRNRTVKMGVVLASFVWILSLFASLPNIIFAKEDTEGNKMSCGTHFPNGTAWMSFTYLNMNFLSLIFPLIIMGFCYSRIIPILISIKSQKRHKVIRLILAVVAVYFLFWTPYNIVMFLTFLQKQGFMLTCEMHTSLSLAMQWVETIALSHCCLNPIIYAFAGQKFRRAVLKVLKDQFPLCFSQCTTLSRQLSERRSSVFSKSTEYSSTQIA encoded by the exons ATGACAGAGGGAAATACTGAGACTG CCCTCCAAACTACAACAACAGACTACGGTGATTACTACAACTTCAATTCCCAAGATACTGCCTTACCATGCAACAATGGCAACACAAAGGCCTTCAGCGAGGTTTTCCTTCCCACCCTGTATAGCATCGTTTTCATTCTCGGTTTCATCGGAAATGGTCTGGTAGTGTGGGTCCTGATCAGATACCGTCAAAAATCCAACATGACAGATGTGTGCCTCTTCAACCTAGCCCTATCTGACCTACTCTTTCTTGTGTCACTCCCTTTTTGGGCTCACAGTACCATGAACGAGTGGATTTTTGGCAAATTCATGTGTCATACCATAACAGGTCTCTTCATGTTGGGTCTGTACGGAGGCATCTTCTTCATGGTCCTTATGACACTGGATCGCTATGTTGTCATCGTCCATGCCCATAGTATCTTTTCCAGAAATCGGACTGTAAAAATGGGTGTGGTTCTGGCCTCATTTGTATGGATTCTCAGTCTGTTTGCATCCCTCCCTAATATTATTTTTGCTAAAGAGGATACGGAAGGCAACAAAATGTCATGCGGAACTCATTTTCCTAATGGGACAGCCTGGATGTCATTTACTTATCTTAATATGAACTTTCTGAGCTTGATTTTCCCTCTGATTATTATGGGCTTTTGCTATTCCCGGATCATCCCTATTCTAATCAGCATCAAATCACAAAAAAGGCACAAAGTCATTAGACTCATCCTGGCTGTGGTGGCAGTTTATTTCCTCTTCTGGACTCCATACAACATTGTCATGTTTCTTACGTTCCTGCAGAAGCAAGGTTTCATGCTTACTTGTGAGATGCATACTAGTTTAAGCCTTGCCATGCAGTGGGTGGAAACAATCGCCTTAAGCCACTGTTGCCTTAACCCTATCATCTATGCCTTTGCTGGACAGAAGTTCAGGAGAGCAGTTCTTAAAGTCCTAAAAGATCAGTTTCCATTGTGCTTCAGCCAGTGCACCACTTTGTCTCGACAGTTATCTGAACGCAGAAGTTCAGTCTTCAGCAAATCTACTGAATATTCCTCCACGCAGATTGCATAG